In Arthrobacter sp. SLBN-83, one DNA window encodes the following:
- a CDS encoding aldehyde dehydrogenase family protein — MTAEGLTQLTAITPDLVEQRSFVDGAWLQLDENGRYLTNPNTGEPRQPMRKTGKADVECALAAAATLHESGTLEDIKLRDRLKLLTKVAASLDAQSEEIALQDSINTGVPIRTTRLIAGALGDRVRGTIAEAEQLGESETLDGGDRSVVILRKPLGPALIVGPWNAPTFTVVGKVAAAMAAGCPVILKPSENAPGGCQLFAESIVAAMTELDYPSAAFQLVHGNSETGSLLTSDPRIEALSFTGGDSAGRTVAQAAASNLAVMQMELGSNNPVIILDDADVSSAAQSIVQGMTRLNGQWCEAPGKVLVDGSIHDRFVEAMKFELSKLRVGNALDETTQVGPLAFERQRDGLKAAVNRLLELGGTLVTGGDLPDLDGWFLAPGMIVGCPAGAATEELFGPLVTVHSVHSVEEALSHANGPATGLDAYVFGGDETRAIDVASRIRAGEVRINGTFMSDLAGNSRQSFWGTSGIGGHGPQYGVRFFTGDRVVGVDRTDFPL, encoded by the coding sequence ATGACTGCTGAAGGACTAACACAACTGACCGCTATCACCCCCGACCTTGTCGAGCAACGCTCCTTTGTCGATGGCGCATGGCTGCAGCTCGACGAAAACGGCCGCTACCTTACCAACCCAAATACGGGCGAACCTCGGCAGCCGATGCGAAAGACCGGAAAGGCTGACGTCGAGTGCGCACTCGCCGCAGCGGCGACACTGCACGAGTCCGGGACGCTTGAAGACATCAAACTCCGGGACCGTCTTAAGCTCCTGACGAAGGTAGCCGCATCTCTCGATGCTCAGAGCGAAGAAATCGCGCTGCAGGACAGCATCAACACGGGAGTCCCTATCCGGACCACTCGCCTGATTGCCGGTGCACTCGGGGACAGAGTCCGGGGTACTATCGCTGAAGCGGAGCAGCTTGGCGAGTCGGAGACCCTGGACGGCGGTGACCGGTCTGTGGTCATCCTGCGCAAGCCCCTCGGCCCGGCCCTCATCGTTGGCCCCTGGAATGCTCCAACCTTCACCGTGGTAGGCAAGGTGGCGGCAGCAATGGCGGCTGGCTGCCCGGTCATCCTCAAACCCTCCGAGAACGCCCCCGGAGGTTGCCAGCTCTTCGCCGAATCGATCGTCGCCGCCATGACCGAACTCGATTACCCGAGCGCCGCGTTTCAACTGGTTCATGGGAATTCGGAGACAGGATCACTGCTGACTTCGGATCCCCGCATCGAGGCTCTTTCGTTTACCGGCGGCGATTCGGCAGGCCGCACAGTCGCGCAGGCTGCAGCGTCCAATCTCGCTGTCATGCAGATGGAGCTCGGATCCAACAATCCCGTGATCATTCTGGATGATGCCGATGTCAGCTCAGCGGCACAGTCCATTGTGCAGGGCATGACCCGTCTCAATGGCCAGTGGTGCGAGGCGCCCGGCAAGGTACTGGTTGACGGGTCGATTCACGACCGTTTCGTTGAAGCTATGAAGTTCGAACTCAGTAAGCTTCGGGTAGGAAATGCCTTGGATGAGACAACGCAAGTGGGTCCCCTGGCGTTTGAGCGGCAGCGTGATGGTTTGAAAGCCGCAGTGAATCGACTCCTCGAACTGGGGGGAACGCTGGTCACTGGCGGCGACCTACCGGATCTAGACGGCTGGTTCCTGGCACCGGGGATGATTGTCGGATGTCCCGCCGGAGCCGCCACGGAAGAACTCTTCGGGCCGCTGGTCACGGTACATTCCGTGCATTCCGTTGAAGAGGCGCTTAGCCATGCAAACGGACCGGCAACCGGTCTTGATGCCTACGTATTCGGTGGCGACGAAACACGGGCCATCGACGTTGCATCCCGTATCCGTGCCGGGGAGGTCCGCATCAACGGCACGTTCATGAGCGACCTGGCCGGCAATTCGCGCCAGAGTTTCTGGGGTACCAGCGGTATCGGAGGCCACGGTCCCCAGTACGGCGTACGCTTCTTCACCGGCGACCGCGTGGTTGGCGTGGACAGGACGGATTTCCCGCTCTAG
- a CDS encoding Zn-dependent alcohol dehydrogenase: MTTPILAAVLEKPGAPLQIRELLLDDPEDNEVLIRTERVGLCHSDLHYIKGSLDISLPVVLGHEVAGIVERVGSAVTRIKTGDRVVATVTPSCGACRNCISGRPTQCERVDSMRERHRPRLLAPDGSSVESLGGIGAFAEAFLVKEASVAVVGSYLPPQVACLLGCCISTGVGAVIHGAKVGPEDTVAVIGCGGVGIAAIQGARLAGARRIIAIDAVPAKLELARNFGATDTVVSSPDPTETLIQVRSLLPQGVSHAIEAVGRSQTAELAFSLLSPNGTATILGLMPTGSELRIPADALVYGDRHLQGAYMGANRFLSDVDMFTDHYLNNRLDLDAMVTKELPFERINEGFEAMAEASTIRVVLNMTDRQS; encoded by the coding sequence GTGACTACACCGATTCTTGCCGCCGTGCTGGAAAAGCCCGGAGCCCCTCTTCAGATCCGCGAACTGCTGCTTGACGATCCGGAGGACAATGAGGTTCTCATCCGGACTGAGCGAGTGGGCCTTTGCCACAGCGATCTGCACTATATAAAGGGGTCGCTGGATATCTCCCTGCCGGTAGTCCTCGGGCATGAAGTCGCAGGCATTGTCGAGCGCGTCGGTTCTGCGGTCACAAGAATTAAGACCGGTGACCGGGTCGTGGCAACGGTCACCCCCTCCTGTGGGGCATGCCGCAACTGCATAAGCGGACGCCCGACCCAGTGCGAACGGGTCGACTCGATGCGTGAGCGGCATCGACCCAGGCTGCTCGCACCTGATGGATCAAGCGTTGAGTCGCTCGGCGGTATCGGCGCATTTGCAGAAGCCTTCCTTGTGAAGGAGGCATCCGTTGCAGTGGTCGGCTCGTATCTGCCTCCCCAGGTGGCGTGTCTTCTCGGTTGCTGCATTAGTACAGGAGTAGGCGCGGTTATTCACGGCGCAAAGGTAGGGCCAGAGGATACTGTTGCCGTAATCGGTTGCGGCGGTGTCGGCATAGCAGCCATTCAAGGTGCCAGGTTGGCTGGGGCACGACGAATCATTGCCATTGACGCCGTGCCGGCGAAGCTGGAGCTCGCCCGCAACTTCGGTGCCACGGACACTGTTGTCTCATCACCCGACCCGACAGAAACACTCATCCAGGTCCGATCACTACTTCCCCAAGGTGTCAGCCATGCAATCGAGGCCGTGGGCCGCAGCCAGACAGCGGAACTCGCCTTTTCGCTCCTGAGCCCGAACGGAACCGCCACCATCCTCGGTCTCATGCCCACAGGGTCCGAACTGCGTATCCCCGCAGATGCACTCGTCTACGGCGACCGACACCTGCAAGGCGCCTACATGGGCGCGAACAGGTTCCTCAGCGACGTCGACATGTTCACGGACCACTACCTGAACAACCGACTGGATCTCGATGCAATGGTCACCAAGGAACTGCCCTTCGAACGTATCAACGAGGGATTCGAAGCGATGGCAGAAGCCTCGACGATCCGAGTTGTGCTGAACATGACCGACAGGCAATCGTGA